In the Flavobacterium pallidum genome, one interval contains:
- a CDS encoding DUF2891 domain-containing protein: MKNISLLLLLIIPSFLISQELTLQQANHLATLPIKCLQQEYPNKLGQMLIDSTEIQSPKQLHPAFYGCFDWHSSVHGHWSLVYLLKKFPALDKREEIIRKLQINLSKENIQKELAYLSKNHEKSFERTYGWNWVLKLQLELDTFNAPFAKEMAANLKPLSDLIVERYIEFLPKLLYPIRMGMHPNTGFGLTFAWDYAVHTNNEVFKKSIRENAIRLFQNDTGCPFNWEPSGTDFLSPCLEEMAIMQRVMPEKDFLAWLHKFAPQLFNKKFDWEPAKVSDRTDGHLVHLDGLNFSRAWNLYHLIRQYPKQFSHLKALADKHFQFSLPSVVDGNYEGEHWLATFALHAFEEKENGF; this comes from the coding sequence ATGAAAAATATCAGTCTTCTTTTATTGCTAATCATTCCTTCTTTTCTGATTTCGCAGGAACTAACTTTGCAGCAAGCGAATCACCTGGCGACCTTGCCAATCAAATGCCTGCAGCAGGAGTATCCGAATAAATTAGGGCAAATGCTGATCGATTCCACAGAAATCCAATCGCCTAAACAACTGCATCCTGCGTTTTACGGCTGTTTTGACTGGCATTCCTCGGTACATGGACATTGGAGCCTGGTATACCTTCTGAAAAAATTTCCGGCATTGGACAAAAGGGAGGAAATCATCCGAAAACTGCAAATCAACCTTTCCAAAGAAAATATCCAAAAGGAACTGGCATACCTTTCCAAAAACCATGAAAAATCATTTGAACGCACTTATGGCTGGAATTGGGTGCTGAAACTGCAACTCGAACTCGACACATTCAACGCGCCATTTGCAAAAGAAATGGCCGCAAACTTAAAGCCATTGTCTGATTTAATTGTCGAAAGATATATCGAATTCCTGCCGAAATTATTGTATCCGATACGGATGGGAATGCACCCTAATACTGGCTTTGGACTCACATTCGCCTGGGATTATGCCGTCCATACCAACAATGAAGTTTTTAAGAAAAGCATCCGAGAAAATGCCATCCGGTTATTTCAAAATGACACGGGCTGCCCGTTTAACTGGGAACCCAGCGGGACAGATTTCCTTTCGCCCTGCCTTGAAGAAATGGCAATTATGCAGCGTGTGATGCCTGAAAAGGATTTCCTGGCATGGCTACATAAATTCGCGCCGCAGCTCTTCAATAAAAAATTCGATTGGGAACCTGCAAAGGTTTCCGACCGTACCGACGGGCACCTTGTACACCTGGATGGGCTCAACTTCAGCCGCGCGTGGAACCTCTATCATTTGATCCGCCAGTACCCGAAACAGTTTTCGCATCTCAAAGCATTGGCAGATAAACATTTTCAATTCTCACTCCCCTCGGTTGTCGATGGCAATTATGAAGGCGAACATTGGCTGGCAACTTTTGCGCTGCACGCGTTTGAGGAAAAAGAAAATGGATTTTAG
- a CDS encoding NAD(P)/FAD-dependent oxidoreductase, with product MPKELLIQVSPEIAANQLLLLDHVAKLICTSVPEIQHISILKRSIDARQKAIKINLKINIFFQGEDFAEEIPQMPGYPNVSNAKEVIVVGAGPAGLFAALQLIELGLKPIVIERGKDVRGRRRDLKAINRDHIVNEDSNYCFGEGGAGTYSDGKLYTRSKKRGDVDRILRLLVAFGASADILVEAHPHIGTNKLPQIISDIRDKIIECGGTVLFETRLTDIIIKHNEVQGIITQNGDKITADKIILATGHSARDIFELLDRKKILIEAKPFALGVRAEHPQELIDKIQYSCDYRGAFLPPAPYSIVKQVNGRGMYSFCMCPGGVIAPCATSQGEVVTNGWSPSKRDQATANSGIVIELKLEDFKPFAKFGALAGMEFQKNIEQKAWQSAGQTQKVPAQRMVDFSQRKISSDIPKTSYVPGTTSTELGDVFPGFLTQTLREGFVEFGKSMKGYFTNDAILHAPESRTSSPVRIPRDPETLEHLQIKGLYPCAEGAGYAGGIISAAIDGEKCALKIGAVLKGL from the coding sequence ATGCCAAAAGAACTCCTCATACAGGTTTCCCCTGAGATTGCTGCAAATCAACTGTTATTGCTTGACCATGTGGCGAAACTCATTTGTACATCGGTCCCGGAAATACAGCATATATCCATACTAAAACGCTCGATTGATGCCCGGCAGAAAGCCATCAAGATTAATCTTAAAATCAATATTTTTTTTCAGGGTGAGGATTTTGCGGAAGAAATACCTCAAATGCCCGGCTATCCTAATGTATCTAATGCAAAAGAGGTGATCGTAGTGGGTGCAGGGCCTGCCGGATTATTCGCAGCTTTGCAGCTGATCGAGCTTGGGTTAAAACCTATAGTCATTGAGCGTGGTAAAGACGTACGCGGCCGCCGCCGTGACCTCAAGGCCATTAATCGCGATCATATCGTCAACGAAGACAGCAATTATTGTTTTGGCGAAGGCGGTGCAGGGACCTATTCCGATGGGAAATTATATACCCGTTCCAAAAAGCGCGGCGACGTAGACAGGATTTTGCGATTGCTTGTCGCTTTTGGCGCTTCCGCAGATATACTCGTCGAAGCACATCCGCATATCGGGACCAATAAATTACCGCAAATCATCAGCGACATCCGTGACAAAATCATCGAATGTGGCGGTACAGTCCTTTTTGAAACCAGACTGACCGATATCATTATAAAACATAACGAAGTCCAGGGAATCATTACACAAAATGGCGACAAAATTACTGCTGACAAAATCATCCTTGCCACTGGTCATTCTGCCCGCGATATTTTCGAATTGCTCGACAGGAAAAAAATCCTGATTGAGGCAAAGCCTTTTGCATTGGGCGTAAGAGCGGAACATCCGCAGGAACTCATCGATAAAATCCAGTACAGTTGCGATTACCGCGGAGCATTCCTGCCGCCTGCGCCCTATTCAATTGTAAAACAAGTGAACGGACGCGGCATGTATTCCTTCTGCATGTGCCCGGGTGGTGTCATTGCACCCTGCGCCACGAGTCAGGGCGAAGTGGTTACCAATGGCTGGTCACCATCAAAAAGGGATCAGGCCACGGCGAATTCAGGGATTGTCATCGAATTGAAACTGGAAGATTTTAAGCCATTCGCTAAGTTCGGAGCGCTGGCCGGAATGGAATTTCAGAAAAACATTGAACAAAAAGCGTGGCAGTCGGCGGGGCAAACACAGAAAGTGCCTGCACAGCGGATGGTCGATTTCTCACAGCGGAAAATTTCTTCTGACATCCCAAAAACTTCTTATGTTCCGGGAACGACTTCAACGGAGCTCGGTGATGTTTTCCCGGGATTCCTGACACAGACATTACGTGAAGGCTTTGTTGAATTCGGCAAATCCATGAAAGGCTACTTTACGAATGATGCCATATTGCACGCACCAGAATCGCGAACGTCTTCGCCCGTCAGGATTCCGCGCGATCCGGAAACACTCGAACATTTGCAGATAAAAGGGCTTTATCCGTGTGCTGAAGGTGCAGGCTATGCGGGAGGGATTATTTCTGCAGCAATCGACGGCGAGAAATGCGCTTTGAAGATTGGAGCAGTGTTAAAAGGATTGTAA